A single region of the Brassica rapa cultivar Chiifu-401-42 chromosome A03, CAAS_Brap_v3.01, whole genome shotgun sequence genome encodes:
- the LOC103860812 gene encoding protein pleiotropic regulatory locus 1: MPAATTEAESIEPQSLKKLSIKSLKRALDLFSPVHGQFPPPDAEAKKIRLSHKMKVAFGGVEPVSQPPRQPDRGNEHTGTSSALALPGPEGSKSTQKGVTENALVVGPTFQPKGLNSIGTSGKSTTIIPANVSSYERNFSTSALMERIPSRWPRPEWHAPWKNYRVIQGHLGWVRSVAFDPSNEWFCTGSADRTIKIWDVATGVLKLTLTGHIEQVRGLAVSNRHTYMFSAGDDKQVKCWDLEQNKVIRSYHGHLSGVYCLALHPTLDVLLTGGRDSVCRVWDIRTKMQIFALTGHDNTVCSVFTRPTDPQVVTGSHDTTIKFWDLRYGKTMTTLTHHKKSVRAMTLHPKENAFASASADNTKKFSLPKGEFCHNMLSQQKTIINAMAVNEDGVMVTGGDNGSIWFWDWKSGHSFQQSETIVQPGSLESEAGIYAACYDQTGSRLVTCEADKTIKMWKEDENATPETHPVNFKPPKEIRRF; encoded by the exons ATGCCGGCTGCGACGACGGAGGCTGAATCAATAGAACCACAGTCGCTGAAAAAGCTGAGCATCAAATCCCTAAAACGAGCTCTTGATCTCTTCTCCCCCGTCCACGGCCAATTCCCTCCTCCTGATGCCGAAGC CAAGAAGATTCGTCTCAGCCATAAG ATGAAAGTTGCTTTTGGAGGTGTGGAGCCTGTGAGTCAGCCTCCACGTCAGCCTGACCGTGGCAATGAGCATACCGGAACCTCAAGTGCTCTTGCTCTCCCAG GTCCTGAAGGTTCCAAGAGTACCCAAAAGGGCGTGACAGAGAATGCTCTGGTTGTTGGTCCAACTTTCCAGCCAAAGGGCTT GAACAGTATTGGTACCTCAGGCAAAAGCACCACCATTATTCCTGCAAATGTATCCTCTTACGAAAG GAACTTTTCAACTTCTGCATTAATGGAGAGAATACCGAGTAGATGGCCTCGCCCAGAGTGGCATGCACCATGGAAGAATTACAGG GTCATTCAGGGGCACTTGGGTTGGGTCAGATCTGTCGCCTTTGACCCCAGTAATGAATGGTTTTGTACTGGTTCAGCTGATCGTACCATCAAG ATATGGGATGTAGCAACTGGAGTTCTGAAGCTAACACTTACTGGTCATATCGAGCAAGTGCGAG GCCTTGCTGTAAGTAATCGACATACATACATGTTCTCAGCTGGGGATGACAAGCAAGTCAAATGCTGGGACCTTGAGCAGAATAAG GTTATCCGGTCTTACCATGGTCACTTGAGTGGAGTCTATTGCTTAGCTCTTCACCCAACTTTAGACGTTTTACTAACCGGAGGGCGAGACTCTGTCTGCAGG GTGTGGGATATTCGTACCAAGATGCAAATTTTTGCACTCACAGGACATGACAACACCGTTTGTTCTGTTTTCACTCGTCCAACA GACCCACAAGTTGTAACTGGATCTCATGACACTACTATTAAATTCTGGGATCTTCGATATG GCAAAACAATGACGACTCTAACACATCATAAGAAATCTGTCCGAGCAATGACCCTTCATCCTAAAGA gAATGCATTTGCTTCTGCATCAGCTGACAACACCAAAAAGTTTAGCCTTCCAAAGGGAGAGTTTTGCCACAACATGCT TTCGCAGCAGAAAACCATAATTAACGCAATGGCTGTGAACGAGGATGGTGTAATGGTCACTGGAG GTGATAATGGAAGTATATGGTTCTGGGACTGGAAGAGTGGTCATAGTTTCCAACAGTCAGAAACTATTGTACAGCCTG GTTCACTGGAGAGTGAAGCGGGTATATACGCAGCGTGTTATGATCAGACAGGTTCAAGATTGGTAACATGTGAGGCTGATAAGACGATAAAGATGTGGAAAGAAGATGAGAATGCAACTCCAGAGACTCACCCTGTCAATTTCAAACCACCCAAGGAGATTAGGCGCTTCTGA
- the LOC103860811 gene encoding condensin-2 complex subunit D3: MDEEELLLARIIAGIEGGGGGDDESHYHELVADLKSLLDTDDDEILDRFYVSLSSTASSFLRCFSAAMDSPVESGRLAISASEAYLSLLLSTNCPVFTFFSPVAFLSLLGSIRRYLKPRRREDSGGAAVASSQGNKKKRGRGGGSRKNAKNLGREDGDETEEGGFDAKLVFRVLERLGSVLGFVHLDRFPDSLKSLVQTVSEIPLLALEHSGVLSYDKLMETCGRILGGVLSSDHGDVSLTAAEISKSLTPLLLMGKHQARSFALGFVSRKIMGLAKDNSELKKVVCNLPKFLVHKAPEKAEPRGFAVEAILEIVKAMEVEDQSEFVEFVMKMGQGKSNLRILAVDLIPLLMSSLGNPFGSISSEDGVEDSWGLGCLNALVQRCSDSSALIRARALSNLAQVVGFLTGDERSRSILKQALGFTGGETSEGKGRITDLLKKRCVDEKAATRRAALLLVTKLTSLLGGCFDVSILKTMGTSCSDPLISIRKAAISALSEAFRICIDEVVTTEWLHSVPRMVMDNETSIQEECENVFHELVLERISRAGNSLSQGSASLPDNWSSSSKDIDRDIEALFPEGVLVLLRELCNSEVSPWVKKICVSLGKKKQLKPRVALALQSIIKESESLWLNRSMPINKWTAPAGAWFLLSEVSVFLPKSVEWEFLHHHWQLLDKNDLQEGTDGQGDEEGVECNSSTWAGDRVFLLQTISNVSLQLPPDPAADLADNLLKKIEKFNLHSAEVDAHVKALKTLCVKKARIPEESDMLVKKWVEQVLSKASKVTEKYIEGISSNNLSFATPAMLGSRRSKKLDSVSKKLSKAITAVYTIGSCVIIYPSADTTKIVPLLHTVITSGNSDSKLKNKLPQANACLKQKAPPLYSQSWLTMAKICLADGKLAKRYIPLFAQELEKSDCAALRNNLVVAMTDFCVHYTAMIECYIPKITKRLRDPCEVVRRQTFILLSRLLQRDYVKWRGVLFLRFLLSLVDESEKIRRLADFLFGNILKVKAPLLAYNSFVEAIYVLNDCHAHNGHNNSDAKQSRTKDQAFSIRGNDERARSKRMQIYVTLLKQMAPEHLLATFAKLCAEVLAAASDGMLNIEDVTGQSVLQDAFQILACKEIRLSVSRGSSSETVEMEEEGGDSNGAAAKGRAITQAVRKGLIQNTIPIFIELKRLLESKNSPLTGSLMDCLRVLLKDYKNEIEEMLVADKQLQKELVYDMQKHEAAKARSMANQGVGCGTSHRSREPEQPTTEAEREENVRDSGLESRVVSAAADAMAAKAARSVLREVNGGAATPPLSAMSVPKLRSSLGGGKQSGRPSADVLESLRRRPTFMSDDDN, translated from the exons ATGGATGAGGAGGAGCTCTTGCTCGCTAGAATCATCGCAGGAAtcgaaggaggaggaggaggagacgaTGAATCACACTACCACGAACTCGTCGCGGATCTCAAGTCTCTACTCGACACAGACGACGACGAAATCCTCGATCGGTTCTACGTCAGCCTCTCCTCGACGGCTTCATCGTTCCTCCGCTGCTTCTCCGCCGCCATGGATTCTCCGGTCGAATCCGGCCGTCTGGCGATTTCAGCCTCCGAGGCCTATCTCTCTCTGCTTCTTTCCACGAACTGCCCCGTTTTCACTTTCTTCTCCCCCGTCGCGTTTCTCTCTCTGCTGGGTTCGATTCGCCGCTACCTCAAACCTCGTCGCCGCGAGGATTCGGGAGGAGCGGCGGTGGCGTCGTCTCAAgggaacaagaagaagagaggacGCGGCGGTGGTTCGAGGAAGAACGCTAAAAACCTAGGGCGTGAAGATGGGGACGAGACGGAAGAGGGTGGGTTCGATGCGAAGTTGGTGTTTAGAGTGCTCGAGCGTCTAGGCTCGGTTCTGGGGTTTGTTCATTTGGATAGATTTCCCGATAGCTTGAAGTCTTTGGTACAGACTGTGAGCGAGATTCCTTTACTAGCGCTGGAGCATTCAGGGGTTTTGAGTTATGATAAATTGATGGAAACGTGCGGGAGGATACTGGGTGGAGTGTTGAGCTCTGACCATGGAGATGTGTCGCTTACTGCCGCTGAGATTTCGAAGTCTTTGACACCGTTGCTTTTGATGGGGAAGCATCAGGCGAGAAGCTTCGCGTTAGGGTTTGTGTCAAGGAAGATTATGGGTTTGGCTAAAGATAACTCCGAGTTGAAAAAAGTTGTTTGTAATTTGCCTAAGTTTTTGGTTCATAAGGCGCCTGAGAAGGCTGAGCCGCGTGGATTCGCGGTGGAGGCGATACTTGAGATTGTAAAGGCAATGGAGGTTGAGGATCAATCGGAGTTTGTTGAATTTGTGATGAAGATGGGTCAGGGTAAATCTAATTTGAGGATATTGGCTGTTGATCTTATACCTTTGTTGATGAGCTCATTAGGAAACCCCTTTGGAAGTATTAGTTCAGAGGATGGCGTGGAAGATTCGTGGGGATTGGGTTGTCTTAATGCCTTAGTGCAGCGGTGTTCAGATTCAAGCGCTTTAATTAGAGCTCGAGCTTTGTCCAACTTAGCTCAAGTTGTGGGATTTTTGACTGGTGATGAAAGGAGTAGGTCGATCTTGAAACAAGCCCTTGGGTTTACTGGTGGTGAGACTTCAGAGGGAAAAGGTAGAATAACTGACCTTTTGAAGAAGAGATGTGTGGATGAGAAGGCGGCGACACGGAGAGCAGCTCTTCTTCTAGTTACAAAATTGACATCCCTTTTGGGTGGTTGCTTTGATGTTAGTATCCTAAAGACAATGGGTACATCTTGTTCTGATCCGCTCATAAGTATTAGAAAGGCTGCAATTTCTGCTCTTTCCGAG GCCTTCAGAATATGTATAGATGAAGTTGTAACCACTGAATGGTTACATTCTGTCCCTCGGATGGTCATGGACAATGAAACTAGCATCCAAGAAGAATGCGAGAATGTCTTTCATGAACTAGTCCTGGAGAGAATATCACGAGCGGGAAATTCCCTTTCTCAGGGCAGTGCTTCTCTCCCAGACAACTGGAGCTCTAGCTCAAAAGATATAGACAGAGACATTGAAGCTTTGTTTCCAGAAGGAGTTTTGGTTCTCCTAAGGGAGCTCTGCAACAGCGAGGTTTCCCCTTGGGTAAAGAAAATATGTGTAAGTTTGGGCAAGAAGAAGCAACTGAAACCAAGAGTTGCCCTTGCGCTGCAGAGTATCATAAAGGAATCTGAATCACTCTGGTTAAACCGTTCAATGCCAATAAATAAATGGACAGCTCCTGCCGGGGCTTGGTTTCTTCTTTCAGAGGTGTCAGTTTTTCTTCCAAAGTCTGTCGAATGGGAGTTTCTTCACCATCATTGGCAGTTGCTAGACAAAAATGACTTGCAAG aaggaacagatggacaaGGTGATGAAGAGGGTGTAGAGTGTAATTCTTCTACATGGGCTGGGGATCGAGTTTTTCTTTTGCAAACTATCTCCAATGTTTCCCTTCAGCTGCCACCAGATCCTGCTGCAGATCTGGCCGACAATTTGCTGAAGAAAATCGAAAAGTTTAACCTGCATTCTGCTGAG GTCGATGCACATGTTAAAGCATTAAAAACTTTGTGCGTAAAGAAGGCGCGCATCCCGGAGGAGTCGGATATGCTTGTCAAGAAATGGgtagaacaagttttatctAAGGCATCTAAGGTCACTGAAAAGTACATCGAGGGGATCTCCAGTAATAATCTTTCTTTCGCCACACCAGCAATGCTTGGAAGTAGGAGAAGCAAGAAACTGGATTCTGTATCCAAGAAGTTATCAAAAGCAATCACAGCAGTATATACCATTGGATCTTGTGTCATTATATATCCTTCAGCTGACACGACCAAAATTGTTCCGTTGTTACATACTGTAATCACTTCAGGGAATTCTGATTCAAAGCTGAAAAACAAATTGCCACAAGCCAATGCTTGCTTGAAGCAAAAAGCTCCTCCTCTTTATAGTCAGTCTTGGTTGACCATGGCGAAGATTTGTTTGGCTGACGGGAAGCTTGCTAAAAGATATATCCCTCTCTTTGCACAG GAGCTTGAAAAGAGTGATTGTGCAGCCTTGCGTAACAATCTTGTAGTGGCGATGACAGACTTTTGTGTTCACTATACAGCCATGATAGAGTG TTACATACCAAAGATCACTAAACGTCTTCGGGATCCTTGTGAAGTTGTTAGAAGGCAGACATTCATACTTCTCTCAAGGTTATTACAG AGAGATTATGTTAAGTGGAGAGGCGTTCTTTTCCTTCGCTTCCTTCTATCTCTTGTTGATGAATCTGAAAAGATACGTCGACTTGCAGACTTTTTATTTGGAAACATCCTTAAAG TTAAGGCACCACTTTTAGCTTACAACAGTTTTGTGGAAGCTATTTATGTGTTAAACGATTGCCACGCCCACAATGGCCACAATAATTCAGATGCTAAGCAATCAAGAACAAAGGATCAAGCTTTTTCTATCAG AGGAAATGATGAAAGAGCTAGGTCTAAAAGAATGCAGATCTACGTCACTCTGCTTAAACAAATGGCTCCAGAACATCTTCTGGCCACATTTGCAAAGTTATGTGCAGAGGTCCTCGCAGCTGCTTCTGATGGAATGCTAAACATAGAAGATGTAACTGGTCAGTCAGTTCTACAG GATGCGTTTCAAATCTTGGCGTGCAAAGAGATCCGTTTATCAGTTTCAAGAGGATCTTCGTCTGAGACAGTAGAGATGGAAGAAGAAGGTGGAGACTCCAACGGGGCGGCTGCCAAAGGAAGAGCCATAACGCAAGCTGTTAGAAAAGGGTTGATTCAGAACACGATTCCAATCTTCATTGAGCTCAAGAGGCTATTGGAGAGCAAGAACAGTCCTCTCACAGGCTCGCTCATGGACTGCCTCCGTGTGCTCCTGAAAGACTACAAGAACGAGATAGAAGAAATGCTCGTCGCTGATAAACAGCTTCAGAAAGAGCTCGTCTACGATATGCAGAAGCACGAGGCTGCAAAGGCAAGGTCCATGGCTAACCAAGGGGTTGGTTGCGGGACAAGTCATAGAAGCCGCGAACCAGAGCAACCAACAACAGAAGCAGAAAGGGAGGAGAATGTTAGGGATTCGGGACTGGAATCGAGAGTGGTATCTGCGGCTGCTGATGCAATGGCGGCTAAAGCGGCAAGGTCGGTACTGAGAGAAGTGAACGGTGGAGCTGCAACGCCGCCTCTGAGCGCAATGAGCGTTCCGAAGCTAAGGTCGAGCCTTGGAGGAGGTAAACAGAGTGGTCGACCATCGGCTGATGTGCTGGAGTCTCTCAGAAGAAGACCAACTTTCATGTCTGATGACGATAACTAA
- the LOC103860813 gene encoding bidirectional sugar transporter SWEET17 produces MAETSFYIGVIGNVISVLVFLSPVETFWKIVKRKSTEDYKSLPYICTLLGSSLWTYYGIVTPGEYLVSTVNGFGSFVEIIYVSLFLIYAPRHLKLNTIVVVALLNVFFPIAAIAATRSAFKDEKMRSQSMGFICAGLNIVMYGSPLSAMKTVVTTKSVKYMPFWLSFFLFLNGAIWAVYASLQHDVFLLVPNGVGFVFGTIQLILYGIYRNAKPAGLSNGSSEIAADEEEGLTSRAPLLS; encoded by the exons ATGGCGGAGACAAGTTTCTATATCGGAGTCATAG GAAATGTAATCTCCGTACTCGTCTTCCTCTCACCAGT GGAGACGTTTTGGAAAATAGTGAAGCGAAAATCGACGGAGGACTACAAAAGCTTACCGTACATTTGCACGTTGTTAGGATCGTCTCTATGGACATACTACGGCATCGTCACTCCCGGAGAATATCTTGTCTCCACCGTTAATGGCTTTGGTTCTTTTGTTGAAATCATCTATGTCTCCCTTTTTCTCATTTATGCCCCTCGACATCTCAAG ttAAATACAATCGTAGTGGTTGCGTTGTTGAACGTCTTTTTCCCAATAGCAGCAATTGCGGCCACGAGAAGTGCGTTTAAAGATGAGAAAATGCGTTCTCAGTCTATGGGGTTCATCTGTGCTGGCCTCAACATTGTAATGTATGGTTCTCCTCTTTCTGCTATG AAAACAGTAGTGACGACAAAGAGCGTGAAATACATGCCGTTTTGGTTGTCGTTTTTCCTCTTCTTAAACGGCGCGATCTGGGCAGTGTATGCTTCACTCCAACACGACGTTTTTCTACTT GTGCCAAATGGAGTGGGGTTTGTGTTTGGGACAATACAACTCATACTTTATGGAATTTACAGAAACGCCAAACCGGCCGGTTTAAGCAACGGTTCGAGTGAGATTGCTGCAGATGAAGAGGAAGGCCTCACATCACGTGCCCCTCTCCTTTCTTAA